In Balaenoptera musculus isolate JJ_BM4_2016_0621 chromosome 19, mBalMus1.pri.v3, whole genome shotgun sequence, one genomic interval encodes:
- the LOC118885912 gene encoding LOW QUALITY PROTEIN: beta-1,4-galactosyltransferase 4-like (The sequence of the model RefSeq protein was modified relative to this genomic sequence to represent the inferred CDS: inserted 3 bases in 2 codons) — translation MSFNVTFHLSYKFRLLLLFTLCLTVVGWATSNYFVGVIQEIPEAKDLMASLNKGVVLGKKGTVIEEASVKKANLDNCPSVSPHLNLTLEEVQAENPKVHRGQYHPEECRALQRVAILXPSWHREKHLLYLLEHLHPFMQRQQLAYGIYIIHQAGSKKFNHAKLLNVGYLEALKDESWDCFIFHDVDLVPENDLNLYKCEDQPRHLVVGRNSTGCRLRYNGYFGGVTALSREQFFXRVELLRMKITRPLPEVGKYTVIFHKRDQGNEVNIERMKLLHQVSCVWRTDGLSSCDYKLFSVDYNPLYVNITVDFWSGP, via the exons ATGAGCTTCAACGTGACTTTCCACCTTTCCTACAAATTCCGATTACTGTTGCTTTTTACTTTATGCCTGACGGTGGTTGGGTGGGCCACCAGTAACTACTTTGTGGGTGTTATTCAAGAGATTCCTGAAGCAAAGGATCTCATGGCTAGTTTGAACAAGGGCGTAGTTTTGGGGAAGAAAGGAACTGTGATAGAGGAAGCCTCTGTGAAAAAAGCAAACCTTGACAACTGTCCTTCTGTGTCTCCACACCTCAATCTCACTCTGGAAGAAGTACAGGCAGAAAACCCCAAGGTGCACAGAGGCCAGTATCATCCTGAGGAATGCAGGGCTTTGCAGCGGGTCGCCATCC ATCCTTCCTGGCACAGAGAGAAGCACCTGCTGTACCTGCTAGAACACCTTCACCCCTTCATGCAGAGGCAGCAGCTGGCGTATGGCATCTACATCATCCACCAGGCCGGAAGTAAAAAGTTTAATCACGCCAAACTCCTGAACGTAGGCTATCTAGAAGCTCTCAAGGATGAAAGTTGGGACTGCTTCATATTCCATGATGTGGACCTGGTGCCTGAGAACGATTTGAACCTTTACAAGTGTGAGGATCAGCCCAGGCATCTGGTGGTTGGCAGGAACAGCACTGGGTGCAGGTTACGTTACAATGGATATTTTGGGGGTGTTACTGCCTTAAGCCGAGAGCAATTTTT AAGAGTAGAGCTTCTTAGAATGAAAATAACCCGGCCACTGCCTGAAGTGGGTAAATATACTGTGATCTTCCACAAGAGAGACCAAGGCAATGAGGTGAATATAGAACGGATGAAACTCTTACATCAGGTGTCATGTGTCTGGAGAACAGATGGGTTGAGCAGTTGTGATTATAAATTATTCTCTGTGGATTATAATCCTTTATATGTCAACATCACAGTGGATTTCTGGTCTGGCCCATGA